A region from the Planctomycetota bacterium genome encodes:
- a CDS encoding Gfo/Idh/MocA family oxidoreductase translates to MNDSDEQTLDKARIGLVGLGGYSAEVLKLLREAEASEDGLTRLTDVFVPDPQNHEATLAELGDAGCVVHESFDALLASEAEAVWLPVPIHLHRPMTEATLAAGKTVMLEKPVAGCIDDHDALMRAEAASEAAVLIGFQDVYRPISSSLKARLLAGEFGTPTHATVLGLWPRPQSYYDRNNWAGAMRRDGTWVLDSPLNNAMAHYVNIALFLLGPAQETAAAISHVTADLLRARHDIENFDTCSLRAGLKRGNNELSLVVNYSHAIDTNIQPHITIDTDRGVLEFAFNGAATFTPNQGDMTNLNPDENRNPRPPMAKALARAVRGQPQTGATATLANARAHTLLVSAVSQAAEIVDIPAEQVTAHQQDDRVFLRVTRLAEYLREATGARKTLAELGTDLPSRPGSLDGLENYTHFAGPKNGRV, encoded by the coding sequence ATGAACGACTCGGATGAACAGACGTTGGACAAGGCACGCATCGGTTTGGTCGGACTCGGTGGATACTCGGCGGAAGTTCTCAAACTGCTGCGGGAAGCGGAAGCCAGTGAGGATGGACTGACCCGGCTCACGGACGTGTTCGTACCCGACCCACAGAACCACGAAGCAACGCTGGCCGAGCTTGGCGATGCCGGCTGCGTGGTCCATGAGTCGTTCGATGCACTGCTCGCGAGCGAAGCCGAGGCGGTGTGGCTGCCGGTGCCGATCCACCTTCATCGGCCCATGACCGAGGCGACGTTGGCGGCAGGCAAAACCGTCATGCTCGAGAAACCGGTCGCCGGGTGCATCGACGATCACGACGCGCTCATGCGTGCCGAGGCAGCTTCGGAGGCGGCGGTGCTCATCGGATTCCAGGATGTCTATCGGCCGATATCGTCGAGTCTGAAAGCGCGGCTGCTTGCCGGGGAGTTCGGAACCCCGACGCACGCCACCGTGCTCGGGCTCTGGCCGAGGCCGCAGTCGTACTACGACCGCAACAACTGGGCCGGTGCCATGCGGCGAGACGGGACTTGGGTGCTCGACAGTCCGCTCAACAATGCGATGGCCCACTACGTGAACATCGCCCTGTTCTTACTCGGGCCAGCTCAAGAAACTGCCGCGGCGATCAGCCATGTGACCGCCGATCTTCTTCGGGCGCGGCATGACATCGAGAACTTCGACACCTGCTCGCTACGTGCCGGCCTGAAACGCGGTAACAACGAGCTCAGCCTGGTCGTCAACTACAGCCATGCGATCGACACCAACATCCAGCCGCACATCACGATCGACACCGATCGTGGCGTGCTGGAGTTTGCCTTCAATGGCGCTGCGACGTTCACGCCAAACCAGGGCGACATGACGAACTTAAACCCGGACGAGAACCGCAACCCGCGACCGCCGATGGCCAAGGCGCTGGCGCGGGCCGTCCGAGGGCAGCCCCAGACCGGCGCTACCGCCACACTCGCCAACGCACGTGCCCACACGCTGCTGGTCAGCGCGGTCTCCCAAGCCGCCGAGATCGTCGACATCCCCGCCGAACAGGTGACCGCTCATCAACAAGACGACCGGGTGTTCCTGCGTGTCACACGACTCGCCGAGTATTTGCGGGAAGCAACCGGTGCCCGCAAGACACTTGCCGAGCTTGGTACGGACTTGCCGAGCCGGCCGGGCTCCCTTGATGGCTTGGAAAACTACACCCATTTCGCCGGTCCGAAGAACGGGCGTGTTTAA
- the rimO gene encoding 30S ribosomal protein S12 methylthiotransferase RimO produces MPTASSQQSADTAPADGDVRSVAFVSLGCPKNLVDSERMLGLLAEDGIAVTPDHDEADAIVINTCGFLEASKEESMAEINEAIARKEAGLCKRVVVAGCLVQRHKTKLLADAPGIDRLVGVFDRDHIVDAVRGERPEVDHFLGRYHALSDDAKPAAEFAAGDESKAAALLRKQAEGKRGQRLAVFENDRGRLRLTPRHYAYLRMSEGCNQGCGFCTIPSIRGPMRSKPVDHIVTEAKELAADGAVELLLIGQDTTSYGTDIGYAPGLAGLLRELDRNLTDVAWVRLMYAYPSCFTDEMIDTIARCRRVLPYIDMPLQHINSDVLARMKRKVTREETTTLLHKLRERIPGIAIRTTFIAGSPGETEAEHQELVEFVREFGFDMMGVFPYSPEPGTPMGRMADQIDEDTKQRRLDELMLAQQEVAFARAESMLGSTQEVLIDSCEGDVDEGGKLYIARTYRQAPDIDSVTYVHDPAGELHPGQFVDVELTDFQNYDHVAKVAVKKAKSLSVIS; encoded by the coding sequence ATGCCCACCGCTTCATCGCAACAATCTGCCGACACCGCCCCCGCCGACGGAGATGTCCGGTCCGTCGCGTTCGTCTCGCTCGGCTGCCCGAAGAACCTCGTCGACTCCGAGCGCATGCTCGGCCTGCTCGCCGAGGACGGCATCGCCGTCACGCCCGATCACGACGAGGCCGACGCGATCGTCATCAACACCTGCGGCTTCCTGGAAGCGTCCAAGGAAGAGTCGATGGCCGAGATCAACGAGGCGATCGCCCGCAAGGAGGCCGGGCTTTGCAAGCGCGTCGTCGTGGCCGGCTGCCTAGTCCAGCGGCACAAGACCAAGCTCCTCGCCGACGCCCCCGGCATCGACCGCCTCGTGGGCGTGTTCGACCGCGACCACATCGTCGACGCCGTGCGCGGCGAGCGGCCGGAGGTGGACCACTTCCTCGGGAGATACCACGCGCTGTCGGACGACGCGAAGCCTGCTGCGGAGTTCGCGGCGGGCGATGAATCCAAGGCGGCAGCGCTGCTCCGCAAACAGGCCGAGGGCAAGCGCGGGCAACGGCTCGCCGTCTTCGAGAACGATCGCGGTCGGCTACGCCTCACGCCCCGCCACTACGCGTACCTCCGCATGTCCGAGGGCTGCAATCAGGGCTGCGGCTTCTGCACCATCCCGTCAATCCGCGGGCCCATGCGGTCCAAGCCGGTCGACCACATCGTCACCGAGGCCAAGGAACTCGCCGCCGACGGCGCGGTCGAGCTGCTGCTGATCGGGCAGGACACCACCAGCTACGGCACCGACATCGGCTACGCCCCCGGCCTCGCCGGCCTGCTCCGGGAACTCGATCGCAATCTCACCGACGTCGCGTGGGTCCGGCTCATGTACGCCTACCCGTCGTGCTTCACCGACGAGATGATCGACACGATCGCCCGTTGTCGCCGCGTGCTCCCATACATCGACATGCCGCTCCAGCACATCAACTCCGATGTGCTAGCTCGCATGAAACGCAAGGTCACCCGCGAGGAAACGACCACGCTCCTGCACAAGCTGCGCGAACGAATCCCCGGCATCGCGATCCGCACGACTTTCATTGCAGGCTCTCCCGGCGAGACCGAGGCCGAGCATCAGGAACTCGTCGAGTTCGTCCGCGAGTTCGGCTTCGACATGATGGGCGTGTTCCCCTACTCCCCCGAGCCCGGCACGCCGATGGGACGCATGGCCGATCAGATCGACGAGGACACCAAGCAACGCCGACTCGACGAGCTCATGCTCGCCCAGCAGGAAGTGGCCTTCGCTCGCGCCGAGTCCATGCTCGGCTCCACGCAGGAAGTGCTCATCGACAGCTGTGAGGGCGACGTCGACGAGGGCGGCAAGCTCTACATCGCCCGCACCTACCGCCAGGCCCCGGACATCGACAGCGTCACCTACGTCCACGACCCGGCCGGCGAGCTCCACCCCGGCCAGTTCGTCGACGTCGAGCTCACCGACTTCCAAAACTACGACCACGTCGCCAAGGTCGCGGTGAAGAAGGCCAAATCGTTGTCGGTGATCTCGTAA
- a CDS encoding folylpolyglutamate synthase/dihydrofolate synthase family protein yields the protein MRKTAKRRTAAVAEAHSEPITTLARAMKFLASLNDVERRRIVRYDERTFDLRRMHDLLDDVGNPHDKIKTIHLAGTKGKGSTATMIAAMLRANGLRVGVYSSPHLVDIRERFTIDGEMISQAEFTRLIAQVAPHCENGHGRVSYFDALTAVAFLHFANQGVDIAVIETGLGGRLDSTNVVTPLVSAITGISYDHMAQLGNTLGKIATEKAGIFKKGVPAVSVPQDDEAKKALRRVAKEKGVELSVLGDELDFSYRFAASRTLGVDPPAKHNYLCLHTPHSDFEHFPVPLVGEHQALNCSLALAVIDQLKQLGYEFDDRAVMDAMHHVELPGRMQIIHRTPRIIVDCAHNAASIDTVLRAIGQHITYDSLVTIFGCCSDKDIDGMLAKLACGADKVIFCGIDSVRGADPRDLAKRYQEKFGKVCQVADNLSGAMSIARRAVAKEDLICITGSFYLVGEAIQACEDQALVV from the coding sequence GTGCGAAAGACCGCCAAACGCCGCACCGCTGCGGTTGCGGAAGCTCACAGCGAGCCGATCACCACGCTGGCGCGGGCGATGAAGTTCCTCGCGAGCCTCAACGACGTCGAGCGCCGCCGGATCGTTCGCTATGACGAGCGGACGTTCGACTTGCGGCGAATGCATGACCTGCTCGACGACGTCGGCAACCCGCACGACAAGATCAAGACCATCCACCTCGCCGGTACCAAGGGCAAAGGCTCGACCGCGACGATGATCGCCGCGATGCTTCGGGCCAATGGTCTGCGGGTCGGCGTCTACTCGTCGCCCCACCTGGTCGACATTCGCGAGCGGTTCACGATCGACGGCGAGATGATCAGCCAAGCCGAGTTCACCCGACTCATCGCCCAAGTCGCTCCCCACTGCGAGAACGGGCACGGCCGGGTCAGCTACTTTGATGCGCTAACCGCCGTCGCGTTCCTGCACTTCGCGAACCAGGGGGTCGACATCGCCGTGATCGAGACCGGACTCGGCGGTCGGCTCGACTCGACGAACGTCGTCACGCCGTTGGTCTCCGCCATCACCGGCATCTCGTACGACCACATGGCCCAACTGGGCAACACGCTCGGCAAGATCGCCACCGAGAAGGCCGGCATTTTCAAGAAGGGCGTTCCCGCCGTGAGCGTCCCGCAGGACGACGAGGCGAAGAAAGCCCTGCGCCGCGTGGCGAAGGAGAAGGGCGTCGAGCTCTCTGTGCTCGGCGACGAACTCGACTTTTCCTACCGGTTCGCCGCCAGCCGAACCCTCGGCGTCGATCCGCCGGCTAAGCACAACTACCTTTGCCTGCACACGCCGCACTCGGACTTCGAGCACTTTCCCGTTCCGCTCGTCGGCGAACACCAAGCGCTCAACTGTTCTCTGGCACTGGCCGTCATCGACCAGCTCAAGCAACTCGGGTACGAGTTCGACGACAGGGCGGTCATGGACGCGATGCACCACGTCGAGCTGCCCGGGCGGATGCAGATCATCCACCGCACGCCGCGCATCATCGTCGACTGCGCCCACAACGCCGCGTCGATCGACACGGTGCTCCGCGCGATCGGCCAGCACATCACCTACGACTCGCTGGTGACCATCTTCGGCTGCTGTAGCGACAAGGACATCGACGGCATGCTCGCCAAGCTCGCGTGCGGGGCCGACAAGGTCATCTTCTGTGGCATCGACTCCGTCCGCGGGGCCGATCCGCGCGATCTGGCCAAGCGTTACCAGGAGAAGTTCGGCAAAGTCTGTCAGGTTGCCGACAATCTCAGTGGCGCGATGTCGATCGCCCGTCGGGCCGTCGCGAAGGAGGACCTCATCTGCATCACCGGCAGCTTCTACCTCGTCGGCGAAGCCATCCAGGCGTGCGAGGATCAGGCGCTCGTGGTTTAA